The Columba livia isolate bColLiv1 breed racing homer chromosome 18, bColLiv1.pat.W.v2, whole genome shotgun sequence genome includes a region encoding these proteins:
- the LOC135575665 gene encoding unconventional myosin-XVB-like yields the protein MNCVPCQAHGERNYHVFYELLAGLPAEQKEKMYLQEAESYFYLNQGRACDILGKEDRQDFLDLVQALEGISLSDDQLTSTWAVLAAVLQLGNICFTSSEKESYEPAAVASDTEIQIVANLLRVSADLLRSVITHRVTVTSYDHIFTPLSVEGAINAR from the exons ATGAACTGTGTCCCCTGTCAGGCCCACGGTGAGAGGAACTACCACGTGTTTTATGAGCTACTGGCTGggctccctgcagagcagaaagagaagatgTACTTGCAAGAAGCAGAGTCTTACTTCTACCTGAATCAG GGCAGAGCGTGTGACATCCTGGGGAAGGAGGACAGGCAGGACTTTCTGGACTTGGTGCAAGCTCTGGAGGGAATCAGCCTCTCGGACGACCAGCTGACCTCCACCTGGGCTGTCCTGGCTGCCGTTCTGCAGCTGGGGAACATCTGCTTTACCTCCTCCGAG AAGGAGTCCTATGAACCTGCGGCTGTCGCCAGTGACACTGAGATTCAGATTGTGGCCAATCTGTTGCGTGTCTCAGCAGATCTCCTGCGAAGTGTTATCACCCACCGTGTCACT GTGACATCTTATGACCACATCTTCACCCCTCTGTCTGTAGAAGGAGCCATCAATGCCAGGTGA
- the LOC135575807 gene encoding unconventional myosin-XVB-like yields the protein MYSESCLDFIAAKPHGILRILDDQTSLTQATDHTFLQKCHYHHGNSPWYAKPKLPLPVFTVKHYAGPVTYQVHKFLTKNRDQLCPEVLDIFSQSRLKVL from the exons ATGTACAGTGAGTCATGCCTAGATTTCATTGCTGCAAAACCCCATGGCATCTTGCGTATCCTGGATGACCAGACTTCACTGACTCAG GCCACTGACCACACTTTCCTCCAGAAGTGTCATTACCATCATGGAAACAGCCCTTGGTATGCCAAGCCCAAGCTGCCTTTGCCAGTCTTCACCGTGAAGCACTATGCAGGCCCTGTTACCTATCAG GTCCACAAGTTTCTTACTAAAAACCGTGACCAGCTGTGTCCAGAGGTGCTGGATATCTTCTCTCAGAGCCGCCTCAAGGTACTATAG